AGCCTAACAGGCTGAGCCTAACAGGCTGAGCCCAACAGGCCGACCCCATCGGCCGTGTGGGAAAGATATGTGGCCTGAGGGCTAGTTCCTCCACAGCTATTACACCTTCCAGCGTCATCCAGACCTCCACGCTCCCCAGCATCGTCCAGATCTCCTCGATCCCCAGTGTTGTCCAGGTCTCCATGCTTCCCAGCGTCATCCAGGCCTCCATGCTCACCAGCGTCACCGTCATCAGCCCCAACGCTCGCCAGCGTCACCTCGCCAGCCCTAATCCTCCCAAGGGTCACCTCACCGGCCCCAATGCTCCCTAGTGTCTCCTCGCTGGCCCCAGTGATCTCAAGCGTCTCCTCACTGACCTCGGCCCTTACAAGCATCTCCTCACCTGTCGCGCCACTCCTGAGCATCTCCTCCCCTGCTGCACCACTCTCTAGCAACTCCTCACCTACCACAATGCTCTCCAAGGTCCCCTCTGCCGCAATGTTCTCTAATGAGCCCTCAGCATCATCACTTCCCAGGGCCTCCCTAGCAACAATATTCCCCAGGGCCCTTGAAGTCAACGCATCTTCCAACAACGCCGTCTCCTCGGCCACCGTTCCTGCCTCCACGACCCAGAAGGGATCAGCCACTGTTCCTGCCTCCATGACCTGGAGGAGGCCAACCACCGTTCCTGCCCCCATGACCCAGAAGGAGTCAACTGTCATTCCTGCCCCCATGACCCGGAAGGGGTTTATTACCATTCTTCCCCCCATGACCCGGACGAGGTCTGCCACAGTCCCTGCCCCTGCTACCCGCAAGGGGTCATTGGCCGCTCCTGCCCCCGCGAACCAGTAGGTGTCAACCGCTGCTCCCAATCCCACTACCCGGCGGGGGATGACCAAGGCTCCTGCCCCTGCAACTCAGAAGATTACCCACGGCCCTTCAGCCGGTCCCCACGGCTGTCCACAACAATTCAAATAAAAAGGCAACTCACCAACAAAATGTAGGTGTTTGGGTGACTGTGTATGGGGAAGTGACGCTCTGGAGGTGTGTCTGGTAGTGGACGTCTCCCCTGAACACTGGGACCAGCCTACAAGGACAATTGGcataataaaaaatgtattttatttctctAATAAATGTTTTGTCTAAAATCAGTGTAACAAGTCAAGTTTGTGTTAGAAACAGCATGTGATCCATCCTGGGAAGATTCAGTTCACCTGCTACTCATTACCCCACCCCTTTCACGACTACTTATACTTCCACTTCACAGTTCCGGATTGCGATTTATTATTGCTATGCCACATATTAAGCATTCTACTCAAGCCATTGTCTCTCCGTGTACTGACCTCTgttctcctcctagacctcatTCCCTGCCTAGCCCTACTGTACCTTCTGATCTCTGTCTTCCCAGCGTGACCCTTAACCGGCGTGACCATCCTGACCTAGTTTGCAGCACCCCTGTTTATCGTTCTCTAAATAGAGTCTTTCATCAGTTTAAGTGCTGTATATTCGCTCTATTAATAAAAGCGGCTATtctccgcatttggatccttgACTGCCTAGTTAATACATTACAGTTTGTTTGATTTAAGATGGGACAAGTGAATTCAAATGAACAAACACTAAAGGAATTAAGCAAACCAACAAAAACACTAATTAAATAAACAATAACGAAACATGAAATTTGAATCTTTTAATTGGAAAGTAAGAATATTGATTTATTGACTGAAATTACTTCCTGCATTTCTGCTCTGCACTCTATAACCCACACTATTTAATTTATAATCTGGTATGAATCTATCAGGTATACAGTGAGGAAAGCACAGGTCTTAGATCATGCATATTCAATAGCCTTTGTTTTCACAATGGGGCAAAGAATTCCTGTAGATCATTAATCCACCACAAATTTCCAAAACCTAGAAAGTGGGTTTACATGGTAATTTATTGAGTCTGATGGAATTTAGGGTCATGGTTTCTTAGTCAGAAACAACATGCTAGAAGGATAATACTTTCCTAATCTGTGGACTTTATGGAACTTACAGTTTGACACCAGGTAAACCATTTCATGGCTTTGTTGCTTGACATCTTGGTTCCTGTTTGTGGGCCATGGATGAAGGAATGTTCACTCTGACCAGATCAGAGAATCAGATTAAAGCTTTTTTTTATCCATTCATGCAAAGCCAAAGTGTTCATAGATTTTCAATCAACATCACTATGTATTTTAACTCTTAGTAAGCTCATCAGTAAATTGCATCTTCAGGGAGCTGCTACATCATTGTCAACATCATCTAAATAACAAAACTTTGTATATATAAGCATGGGTACCACACATGAAAAGCAACTGACTATGGGAAAGTCAGCACTACAATGCCTCGGAAATGAACATCAGATGGTTATGTACATGTTATGGAGATATatgcagaaggaaaaaaaatcacTCAGAGCATTCTTTTTTAAATTGATGCTTGTACATTTTGAATGATTGCAGTCAGATTTTGCATCTAAAtggactgagagagagtgatggaaaATTCATCCACAGAATTTATATTTGTACTTCATGGACTGAATGACACaatgacaaacaaacaaatttactTTGCATTTGGTCTTATTGTGTACATAATTACACTGTTTGTAAATGTGCTGCTAGTCATAACAATTATTCTGGATAAGACACTTTGTGAACCTATGTATCTGTTCATATGTAGTTTGTTTGTAAACGGAATTTGTGGTGCTTCTGCTTTCTATCCAAACATCCTTGCTGATCTTTTATCAGACTCATCGATCATTTCATATATAGCTTGTCAGATACAAACATGTGTAATTTTCTGTTATGCTTTGTGTGAAATAACATGTCTAACAGTCATGGCATATGACAGGTATGTAGCTATTTGTAAGCCTTTGGAATATCTCACCATTATGACACACCAGAAGGTTATGAAACTGCTGGCTTTTAGTTGGCTCTTCTCCTTACTGCAGACAGCCATCATGATAGTGATGACAGCCAGTTTGCCTTTAtgtggtaatgacattgacaaaCTTTACTGTTCAGTCGTGGATATTGCTATGCTATCTTGCACAGATGTGCCTATGATTGATGTATATGGGAACATTCTAATACTTTCTCTTGTTGCGCAAATGACATTTATTATTACATCATATATTTACATAATCAGAACCTCTTTACAATCCAAGACAGGAAGGGTTAAATTCATGCAGACATGTCTTCCCCATTTAATCACCCTCACAAACTTCATTGTTTCTCTACTCTTTGATATTACGCATTCTCGCTATGTCAAAAGTCAATCACAGCAAGCTCTGCACAATATATTGGGTATGGAGTTTCTTGTTTTGCCTCCACTCTTAAATCCCATAATATATGGAATTAATCTGACCCAGATGCAGCGCCAGTTTGTGAAACTCTATGTGAACAAATTGAAAGCACTGAGACAGGGCTGATATCTGTGCCAAAAAACATTCTGCCTTAATATAAGCAGAATTTTCATATCATTAGAGCAGAGAACATTGTATTTATTTTCTTCCAAAGAAAATGTGGTCACCCTTGTGTGTTAAGACCAATCAACTGGAAGGGAATTAAAAAACCATAAGATTAAATCAATTCTCAACAGCAAAACTGCATGATGTTATCATGAACGAATTAAGACATGCATTTTAAATCTGAATTACTCAGATACTCAGAAGTTGGCTTGTAGGACTGAAGAAATGTTAACTGTTAGAATTGGAAAACTAAAATAtctggaatatatatatatatatatatatatatatatatatatatatatatatatatatatatatatatatatatatataatattataatacatatatataatgtttcatAATGAGCTTAGTTTGTTAAACTTAGTTTTGGAAAAGTGATTAAAATGTTTATGATATCTACATGAAATAAAACTTAAGGTTTTAATGCTTACAAAATAATTTTACTATTATTTGAGAGATGATTTTCCTGCAGTCTCTCTGACAGTGATGTTCAAGGTACGATTAAACAGAAAAACCACTAGTATTAAattatcaaagttattaaacTATCACTTTTATGGGGTTGTTTAAAATGACAGAACAGGCAAGTGCTTGGATAGCTGAATAGCCCcaactttgttttttttattcgcGTTAAGCAAATGaaacatttacaaatgaaaacagTTACAGTTAAAGTTCAATTTAAGAATACACCACCTTTTTTGAATGAATTAAAATTTCATTCAAATGAAACAGCTCCAATCCAGATTTAGATGATTAGATAAAGTGTTTTATTCTAACTGTGCTACCAATCTAAATTTAAAAGATTTAGTGTTACTGTTTACTGTAGTTTaattaaatataatgtaaatggTTAACCCTTAGCCAACTTCCTAAATTTTGGTATGTGTGGCACACTATGTCACACTCCCAAAGCAGAACATTATAGGATATTGTAACACTGAGGAAGGCAGGCACAATGAGGCAAGTGCGTTCGGACGCAAACACGTTTATTTAAGCGTGGATAGCGCACAGTAAATTTATACATGAAACACGAAACGCAGACATTTGCTtctgacaaagacaagcacgggatgctgcacgaacgcacattaaatagacgaactacATAAGCCCCAACacgagtgatcacgagacgagccacaggtgagacagatcaacacactcacaaacaaccAGGGgcagactggggagaaaaagtggcctgGGAGTTCCTgccagactggcccactatatccCGACAGACTGgctcactatatatatatatatatatatatatgtatatatatatatatatatatatatatatattgggttgggaactgggtcaaaatgggtaagcaaactatgatgactttcaccttgataatTTAGcttggctgtattcctaaccaaattgcacagtaggggcgagaacgagtgttcaaacctgtgaattacaaatcgttcgtgtgtttacatggatgcagccacgaagtcgccaggtttgcttcatggaaaattcatttttaagaacgtaaagtgttaccagagcggagctcggagcggtcattttctgcatggtcctagcgctagattcgttgctatttaaatatttctttttaatcgTTAAAAcagcagaggaccaaaaccagcttttgaaaaagtccccccccccttacgtccgtgaggttaaatgtactaaatgttggcttacatttcaaatatcatgtttagctgaataaaaatgttatcaactgtaacgatctgcgcagggcagaacaggtagacggacacaaacgctgaggagagcgagatttattacaggaaattccaaaagcagcgtcgatgtaacaggcatgggtcaaaccgggcAGGCAGTCAGGACATGAAATACAGACAGACATAGCgaacacaacaaggaagactcacggaacagcggtactagggcgaacaggcaaaacacagcaaaaaacaaaaagaccgacaactagacctgggagacacagggactaatatacacaggactaaactagggacaggtgatgacaatgacacaggggcgtggtaacaaacaaggaatcatcaaaataaacgagcagggcgggacaaacaggcagggaacacagacatgagggaacccagagtgacagctacgagagggggcgttgccctacgtgacagaaccccccctcaaagcgtgccactccggggcacgcaagggcagacaggacagggacagcggacacaggacagaccggaggaacagacaaggggaaagcagggcacggagaccggggcacggcagggacaggggaaccagagacgggccaggagcCGGGCTGGGGCATGGCGATACAGGCAGGGACAGGGCGAGGCATGGGAGCAGGaccgggaacagacacaggagacgggccaggggacagggcagaggcatacacggaggcaaacacggcttggacgactgagacaggcacaggcacaaggtgggtgacgacttggggaacagacatggggacggggacagagacgacaccacaggaaacagacacgggaacaggaacacagaccttgacagacacaaccacagggacaggaaccaaaacaaaaccagggatggaacacgggagcaagggggACACAGGCATAGAGGCAGGAACACGGGGCGGAGCAGACAACACACTGAGTCCAAGCCCACacgtgggcagcacagtctctggggcgacaggtgcggccgggcggcaggcagcgggaacaggcagggtccgctggcgtgcagcgggaacaggcagggtccgctggtgtgcagcgggaacaggcagggtccgctggcgtgcagcgggaacaggcagggtccgctggcgggcagcgggaacaggcagggtccgctggcgggcagcgggaacaggcagggtccgctggcgggcagcgggaacaggagccggcgtggacgacctctcccgggtcgcggggacaggaaccggcgtggactgccgacgggcagcggggacaggaaccggcgtggactgccgacgggcagcggggacaggaaccggcgtggactgccgacgggcagcggggacaggaaccggcgtggacgacctctcctgggtcacggggacaggaacaggcacggactgcctacgggcagcggggacaggaaccggcgtggacgacctctcctgggtcgcagggacaggaaccggcgtggactgccgacgggcagtggggacaggaacaggcacgaaccgcctacgggcagcgggagcaggaacctgaggtgaggagatgcactcggggggtggagccaccaagccgacgtcctcggggggcggagccaccaagccgacgtccttggggggcgtgtacgccaagccgacgtccacggggggcggagccaccatactgacgtcatcggggggcgtgtccgccaagccgacgtcgtcggggggcggaaccgccatactgacgtcatcggggggcgtgtccgccaagccgacgtcctcggggggcggagccactatactgacgtcatcggggggcgtgtccgccaagccgacgtcctcggggggcggaaccgccatactgacgtcatcggggggcgtgtctgccaagccgacgtcctcggggggcggagccactatactgacgtcatcggggggcgtgtccgccaagccgacgtggcttgtactcccccccaaaaaatacttgggggtgtcgtgatGTGTAGCAGGCTGGATCAGCGGtggtaggtcctcctcctcagtgtcctgggtgagcctggaagaatacacagacacaaaagcccctcggtggctctctctgcgacggctccgcctcctctgaggcgtcgggagctcgcagacgccatcgagagccaaccgagggttaagcaaatgccagtctgtgcactcaatccgtctgcctGCGACTTGTACTAtaggtttctcctccctatagtgatcaagccgggcagacacgtagtgctcaacaggagtctcgacgcgaaagccagtcgaaaccgaaagtgactgggctttcgttggtgcgcgtcgagacttccgtgttcccacagcgccaggggaatttctgtctctggttcgttcacgctgcgatatcggagagttgaactggaccgaaccagccaacatctcatcacagcgattaaactcaccagagtctcgctccctcgctgtgtccttgtaaggtcggtctttatgtaacgatctgcgcagggcagaacaggtagacggacacaaacgctgaggagagcgagatttattacaggaaattccaaaagcagcgtcgatgtaacaggcatgggtcaaaccgggcAGGCAGTCAGGACATGAAATACGCACAGATATGACTTAAACAAAACCAGGAGGACTCATGGACAAGGGAGGAACACACAGTAGTCACGGGGAAACAATGAGGCTTGTAGCAGGAACACGATGAACATGAAAGCACAAGAGAATGCACAAActaacagcatgaacaaaacaaccgataactagacctgggagacacagggactaatatacacagaactaactgGGAACAGGTGATAATGATGACAGGGGTGggactaacgggcaaggaaactactgagacatgaggaacagggagactggagtgacagctaggagagggggcgggcgtagccctacgtgataatatgacagcttttattgtcatatggacaatattactatattacttccagcaataatatggttacaaagccacatagtggcataacaaaataactaacaaacttaacagcttgaccctgacaaaatacaggggaaaaacaactggaaagctactgaaacctacattgttcactcagtgagtaacctctgcagcttttctttttttctctctcagcttttcagtgCCACCTTTATATTTTgtagtttgtttagaccctggcttagactgctccatctttacggAAATGCGGACTTATTTTTTAACGTTTCAGTAGTGTCAACCGTGTCGCGGAGGGATCACATGATCAGTTAGACCCTCAGCAagcatctctctctcatgggatacaaacagggagatataattaatgtggcattagtatggacaaggcttttccagttcgtgagtacttgtattaataagtgacacagctgatgtatgttttcgtagtccggcccgtattttctgggacaagttgggtttttttctgatctacactgcataccgtcagcctgCATCAGCTGGCCCCAGTCCGCTGTTTTAATAGAAGAGAACACTCACAATTCTTTCAAAGACAACATGGTCACCCCCTTGTGCATCATTCTCATTCAAGTAGGTAAAGGGGGAGATAAAAGCAGGTGGTAAAAAGCTTCAGGATGAAATCACAACAGATAGATATGCACACAGCCCTTTACAACATGGTTATGAAACTACTGACTTTTAGTTGGCTCTTTGCCATACTGTAAACAGCCAATGTGGCAGTGCTGACAGTCAGACTGCCTTAATATGGTAATGACATTGATATGCTTTACTGCTAACTGGGAGGTTGCAAAGATGTGACTATGATGGATGCATATGGGAACATCCTAATAATTTATTTCCCAAGTCATTTTTGTCATTGTGTCATATATTCACATCATCAGAATATCTTTACAGTTGAAGACAGGGAGGGTTAAATTCATGCAGACATGCCTTCCCCCTTGAAATGTTATATTCTTATTATGTCAAAAGTCAGACACAGCAAGCTCTGCGCAATATTTGAGTAAAGAGGTTCTTGTTGTGCCTCCTTTCCTAGACCCCAAAATTCATGGAAGCTAACTGACTTAGATGCGGCAACAATTTGTGAAAATGTACATCAACAAATTAAAGTGcactgacacacccacacacacccaattcAGTGCgccacacacccttacacacccaTTTAATCTCCCGGTCTCAATCACCACATTAATATGctgttattatatattatatatatattataacacCTGACCATCACTAATGCCCTCAGCTTAAGAGTCCACAGGCCATGTattccagtgctgcacattgttgAGCCTTCGCAGTTCACTACGAGTAGCCTGCTCCTTGGAACTTCACCAGCACTACTGGACTGCCTCTCTGGAAGTGCTGAGTGCTACCCTTATCTCTATTATCACCGTTTGGTCTGAGAATGTTTGTTCTGTGCACCATGGACAATAAAGCCTTTAGTCCACAGCCTTTGCTTCATGCTGCCTCTATCCCCGCTTCACAGGTGCATAATATCACTTATTATATTGActattatatacaataatgactGACCATAATATGAGGCAGTAGGCAGAGCCAGATCTCGCTAGCCTTGCAATACCCCTGGTTAGCAAACATTTCCAGGACAGACTGACCCATCTCCAGTCGTTTATATTGAGGGATACTATAGGTAATTGCATATGCGttccctctcttgctctctgccCTGAAGTATAAAATGGAGAAATGGCGTGGACCTTGGAGGTATTCTGTAATTTAATGCGGACTAGGTTCGCTGGAGTTGCTGCACAGTTCTCACCCCCATGACTCTGGGAACCCCCCACAGCTGTGCTCCCCAAGGAAAATTTTGGGGGAAGCTGTGACCGGACACACCAAACCCTCAGAGCCCAACAGGCCAACCCCGTTGCCCGTGTGGGAATGATATGTGGCCCCAGGGCTAGTTCCTCCACAGCTCTTACGCCCTCCAGCATCGTCCAGGTCTCCACGCTCCCCAGCATTGTCCAGGTCTCCACACTCCCCAGCGTGTCCACGTCTCCACGCTCCCTAGCTTCATCCAGGCCTCCACGCTCGCCAGCTTAACACCGGACTCCACACTCACCAACGTAACCCAGGCCTCCACACTCACCAGCATCACCTCGCTGGCCCCAACGCTCGCCAGCGTCACCTCGATGGCCCCAATGCTCCCTATGGTCTCCTCGCCGACCCCAAAGCTCCCTACCATCTCCTCACCGGTCCCGGCCCTTACGAGCATCTCCTCGTCTGTTGCGCCACTCCTGAGCATCTTCTCCCCTGCTGCACCACTCCCTAGCAACACTTCACCTACCACAACGCTCTCCAGGGCCTCCCCGGCCACATCACTTCCCAGGGCCTCCTCGGCAACAAGATTCCCCAGGACCCTTGCAGCCAAAGCATCTTCTGACAACGCCGTCTCCTTGGCCACCGTTCCTGTCTCCATGACCCAGAAGGGGTCAGCCACTGTTCATACCTCCATGACCCGGAGGAAGCCAACCACCGTTCCTGCCTCCATGACCCAGAAGGGGTCAATTGCCGTTCCTGCCCCCACGACCCAGGTGGGGTCAATTTCCATTCCTCCCACCCCAATGCGGAAGTAGTCCGTTCTTCCCCCCATGACCCGCAAGGTCATTGGCCGCTCCTGCCCACGCAAACCAGATGGGGTCAACCGCTGCTCCCAATCCCACTACCCGGTGGGGGATGACCAAGCCTCCTGCCCCTGCAACTCAGAAGATTACCCATGGCCCTTCAGCCGGTCCCCACGGCTGTCCACAACAATTCAAATAAAAAGGCAACTCACCAACAAAATGTAGGTGTTTGGGTGACTGTGTATGGGGAAGTGACGCTCTGGAGGTGTGTTTGGTAGTAGACGTCTCACCTGAACACTGGGACCAGCCTACAAGAACAATTGGCATAatagaaaatgtattttatttctctAAAAAATGTTGTCTAAAATCAGTGTAACAAGTCGAGTTTGTGTTAGAAACAGCATGTGATCCATCCTGAGAAGATTCAGTTCACCTGCTACTCATTACCCCACCCCTTTCACGACTACTTATACTTCCACTTCACAGTTCCGGATTGCGATGTATTATTGCTATGCCACATACCGAGCATTCTACTCAAGCTATAGTCTTAGACCTCATACCCTGCCTAGCCCTACTGTACCTTCTGGCCTCTGTCTTCCCAGCGTGACCCATAACCGGCGTGACCATCCTGACCTAGTTTGCAGCACCCCTGTTTATCGTTCTCTAAATCTATCGAGTCTTTCATCAGTTTAAGTGCTGTATATTCGCTCTAATAATAAAAGCGGCTATtctccgcatttggatccttgACTGCCTAGTTAATACATTACAGTTTGTTTGATTTAAGATGGGACAAGTGAATTCAAATGAACAAACACTAAAGGAATTAAGCAAATCAACAAAAACACTAATTACATAAACAATAACGAAACATGAAATTTGAATCTTTTAATTTGATAGTAAGAGTATTGATTTATTGACTGAAATTACTTCCTGCATTTCTGCTCTGCACTCTATAACCCACACTATTTAATTTATAATCTGGTATGAATCTATCAGGTATACAGTGAGGAAAGCACAGGTCTTAGATCATGCATATTCAATAGCCTTTGTTTTCACAATGGGGCAAAGAATTCCTGTAGATCATTAATCCACCACAAATTTCCAAAACCTAGAAAGTGGGTTTACATGGTAATTTATTGAGTCTGATGGAATTTAGGGTCATGGTTTCTTAGTCAGAAACAACACGCTAGAAGGATAATACTTTCCTAATCTGTGGACTTTATGGAACTTACAGTTTGACACCAGGTAAACCATTTCATGGCTTTGTTGCTTGACATCTTGGTTCCTGTTTGTGGGCCATGGATGAAGGAATGTTCACTCTGACCAGATCAGAGAATCAGATTAAAGCTTTTTTTTATCCATTCATGCAAAGCCAAAGTGTTCATAGATTTTCAATCAACATCACTATGTATTTTAACTCTTAGTAAGCTCATCAGTAAATTGCATCTTCAGGGAGCTGCTACATCATTGTCAACATCATCTAAATAACAAAACTTTGTATATATAAGCATGGGTACCACACATGAAAAGCAACTGACTATGGGAAAGTCAGCACTACAATGCCTCGGAAATGAACATCAGATGGTTATGTACATGTTATGGAGATATATGCAGAAGGAAACAAAATCACTCAGAGCATTCTTTTTTAAATTGATGCTTGTACATTTTGAATGATTGCAGTCAGATTTTGTATCTAAATGGACTGAGAAAGACTGATGGAAAATTCATCCACAAAATTTATGTTTGTACTTCATGGACTGAATGACACaatgacaaacaaacaaatttactTTGCATTTGGTCTTATTGTGTACATAATTACACTGTTTGTAAATTTGCTGCTAGTCATAACAATTATTCTGGATAAGACACTTTGTGAACCTATGTAT
This sequence is a window from Brachyhypopomus gauderio isolate BG-103 chromosome 16, BGAUD_0.2, whole genome shotgun sequence. Protein-coding genes within it:
- the LOC143477389 gene encoding olfactory receptor 4B13-like — protein: MENSSTEFIFVLHGLNDTMTNKQIYFAFGLIVYIITLFVNVLLVITIILDKTLCEPMYLFICSLFVNGICGASAFYPNILADLLSDSSIISYIACQIQTCVIFCYALCEITCLTVMAYDRYVAICKPLEYLTIMTHQKVMKLLAFSWLFSLLQTAIMIVMTASLPLCGNDIDKLYCSVVDIAMLSCTDVPMIDVYGNILILSLVAQMTFIITSYIYIIRTSLQSKTGRVKFMQTCLPHLITLTNFIVSLLFDITHSRYVKSQSQQALHNILGMEFLVLPPLLNPIIYGINLTQMQRQFVKLYVNKLKALRQG